A segment of the Onychomys torridus chromosome 16, mOncTor1.1, whole genome shotgun sequence genome:
AAGAGCAAGGAGCCCCACTTGACCTTGACCCACATGACCCCACCTGATGGTTCATCTGTCATGACTTGAGGGGCTGCTTGGTGCAGTCCGTGATTCTCCTGTTGTAGGGATGGAGGTGGGCGGACAGCTTACTTAAGAGTTAGGCTTCTTCCTCAGGTAACTcatactttttatttccttttaaatggGGTCTACTGTGTTTCggtggttggcctggaatttattATGTGGATCACAGCAGCCTCAAAACCCAGAGCTCTTAGTGTCTTTGCCTCTGAGCACTGACACTAAGGGCCTGTGTCAACTATGCCCAGCTTACTTCTAATTCTTCTTTCCAAAAAAACTttcatttagatttattttatgcatatgagtgttttgcctgctatGTAGGTGCAtctcatgcatgcctggtgccctcaagtcagaagggcatcagatctcctggaactggagttaggatggttgtgagccaccatgtgggtgctaggaatcaaacctggatcctctgggagagcagccataTTCTTCACCACCACGCCCCCCTCgagacagggcctttctctaTGTGGTCCTGTTTTGGAACTCTATGCaaatcaggctggtcttgaattcacagagatccaccagcctctgcctctctagaaCTGGGACtgaaggcctgagccaccacgcctggctgttacTTCTAgcttttttgagccagggtcttgcTATTGTAGCCCGTGCTATACTTGAACTTGCTCAATGCTCCcttttaaatctttaaacaatttttaattttatttatttttaattttttctcataCTCCCAAGTGGCAAAgttacaggtgtgcgccatcatgcccagcttcctCAGGTCGTTGTTTAGAGAACAGAGGGATAAGACAAACAGAGAAACCAGTTCTTAGGCCAAGAGCCTAtacccccccacctccaccagctGGTTCCCAAGGAGCCTCTATCTTTGGAGTAAATGGTGTGTGTCCTGGCTGGGATGTGGGAGGAAGCCTTAGGCCACCATCTACCCACcccattcctccttccttctgggaACTGACTTCAGTGTCTCCTGCGCAGGATATACTACTGAATTACACTCCTATCATCCCAACTGGGTATCTAGCTTCCTAAGTACCACCCGGGAGCAGTGACCTCTGAAACTATCAAGAACTGCATTCTACAGAAGTTTACTGTATGTACCTGTGACCCTCGGCACAGGAGGACTAGGGTCTGGCTCTAGACACAATGCTGTTTTAATGGGGGTACCAAGGCAGAGAAGTTAAGGAAGATAAAAgggtgagccgggcggtggtggtgcaggcctgtaatcccagcactcgggaggcagagggatctctgtgagttcgaggccagcctggtctacaaagcgagttccaggacagcctccaaagctacagagaaaccctgtctggggggggggggggtagcgaGGGTGCACCGTTTTCCTCACTGGCATGGTCTACTGTGTTTAGCACCTGCTTATTCACTAGGTCTCCTTGCTGTGTGTCAAGTTGAACAGTTGTACTAGGTGGCCTTGGTGTTTGTTCCAATTTTGCACCAATTGTAAGTCACATACATGTCACTTCAAGTCAATAGAGATGAGGCAGCAGAGCAGTAAAGTTTTAATGGAATAGCTTTGGCGCAGGCAAAGGCAGTTCCTAGATATCTCAGGACACGTGGAGCCCCAAGAAGCTGGGATGTTTGCTAGGCTTCTGGGTTTAATTTCCCGGAGCACGAATCACTGCTTGGTCCCTGGCTCCAGACCTTGCGCATCTGTCCAGCCTTCATTTGCAAAGCCTTGATCTGTGCACTAGGGATCAGAGCTGCTGCTCATGCAGTCCGCCCAGATGTGCATCAGTGCAAGACAGCCATGACAGGAAGGAGGGCCCCTTACTAGAGGAGCCCAGAAATCCTTTCATCAGAACGTGAACCCCTAATCCTAGGCAGGAGCGGGGCGTCAGTCTCCTGGGTGCTCATCTAGGCGGGAAGAGGGTGAGTGGAGAGGAGCCCTGCGTCCTCCCTCGGGCGCAGCGCGAAGCGCCAGCTGAGGTCTCTGGCAGCCCTTGCAACCAGACGCTTTGAACCAGCACTACCTCCCCTaacctccccctcccgccccagtGAGTCCGAGCCTGCTCCTAGAGGGCGTGGCTTCCATCCCCTCCCCGCAGCCAGATCGTCTGACCTTTCCTTGCTGCTGCAGTCAGAACCTGAAGGTCCCCGATCCCGCCCCCCATCCTGGTGACCTTGGGCCAGGATCCCCCTCACCTGCTCCAGTGGCGAGCGACTCCCCGCGGTGCTTGCGGCTGCAAGACTGGAGAAGCGGCGGGGGGTGGGCGCGGGCGCGCACGCGCGCACCGGCCCACGCGCGCCTGCCGCCCAGCCTGACGTGACCAGCGCAGGCCAATCCGTGGGATGCAAGGCCCGTGTAAGGGTTAGAGGTGGCGGAGAGAGGACCTCTGTAGGGACCGAGGATAGCAGGGCCGCACCAGAACCTTGGACAGCGCCAGCCTAAGGAAGCCCAAAGCGCCTCTGTGCGCACGCGCGCTCAGTCACCGGCAGGTGACAGGGGACATCTGGGTCGACCTGGAGTGCTGGGACCGGGGGTAACCTGCGAGTACTACAAAGCCCAGTATTTTGCCTTAACCCTCCCCACCCAGTCACAGGCGGAGGCTCAGGGCGGCGGCGGGGCAGTGGGCAGCAGCGGGGCCAGATCCATAGTTAGGGCGATGCGGCGCCCTTGCCAGTGCACATGAGAGGGGACCATGGGGGAGCCAGACCCATACTCGAAGCAGGCACTGAGCTCGAAGGCCAGGGCCGAGCGCACTAGGCCCACGCCGCCCGCGCGCGCCGGGGCCGGGTGGTACAGGCGCCCGTTGGCCGCCAGGGGTAGCAAGCGAGCCGGCTCAAAGGGCACGGCCAGGGCCTCGCCGCCGCCGCAGTAGGAGAGGCGAGGGGACTCGCTGTCGGTGGCCAGCAGGTGCGTGAAGACCACTGGCCGGTCTTCACAGCGCAGGAAGTTACGCTCTCGgccacagagagagaggaaggggaaggaagcctCATAGCGCCCGCTCTGGTTAGGTCTCAGACGGGAGAAGAAAGTGACCAGGAACTGCAGGTCTGCGGGAACAAAAGGCGCGACTGTTGACGCTCGGTGACCGCGCTTCCCAGACAGGCCACCTCTTCCTGGGCACACGGGCGGTGGCATGAGGCTGCCGGGCCCCTAGAGGGTGGGGGCTGCCTGCCGAGTGGGGGGGCTGGAGGCTTTGAAGCGCGGAGGGAGAGAGGCATGAGGGAGCAGCGCAGCGAGCGGTACCTTTGAAGCAGGTGACAAAGTTCTTCATTTTGGAGTCATCCAGGAAGAGCTGCAGACAGAAGGGACAGTGGACAGTAAGTCCTGAAAAGAATTGTGTCGCTGTTCTTGCTGGCCTGCATACCGTGTTCAAGGGGCACGTGGAAGGGCCCTGCAGACGTTCCTCACACCTACCTACAGGTTTCCAGCGCTGCACCCCCTCTCCCCCCGTTTTTAAGGGCGGCCTGCCTGCCGCAGAGCTCAGGGATTGGCGCTCGGAGGCTAGCGTGGGGCGGGGCTGCGACGCCGTGTAAGCGGCTGCCTCCGGGCTTTCGGGCTGCAGCCCGGGCTCTGAAAGTCAGGTTCAACACCACACGCAGCACCTATTCCTCGGCTTCGGCCCTAGAACGCTTCCCCGCCCGAGGCCGACTCTCCAGCTCCCTCAGGACTCCTCCCTCGGCCAGGCACCTGGCACACCTGGCCCTGGTGATCCACGTAGTAGAAATACTCGCGGGTTCTGGGCTCCGGGCTTTGGCCCTGTGTGTAGGAGACACGTTCGTCTCCACTGCAGGCCCGAGCTCCCTGCGACCTCGCCAAGGCTACAGCCAAGTTGCGCAGTGACCTGCAAGGAGGCCACATCCTTCCCCACCGGAAACGGGTCACACAGACGGTCCAGCGCCTGGTGCTTTGGGTTCCGGCGGCAGCACGTGTTCGGCGGGGCGGGGCCCCTTGCCCCGCCCCCGGGAGGAGCCATGCTGTGTGGACCCCGCCCCCAGCCCGCCCTTCTCTGCGTCGAAGTAACCCAGGCGCAGGCAGTGAGTGTGCATTTGAACTTTATTCACACGGAGCGCTGTCGCCTCTGTCCACACGTCGGAGGGAGCGCCTGCGGCCGGGACGCCGGAGTGGTCCAGGATCCGCCCCAGAGGGCTACGGGCCTCAGCAAGGCgggacttttgtttttaataaataaaaactctaaaaatatatatatatatataaacggGAGAAATGAAGTTTGACAACTGTTGGAACTCAGATTCCAGAATGGAAAACGCGGACGAGTCCAGGTCCCATCCGCACGCCGCCCGGGTGTGGAGTTTGGTCAGAGGCCGCGAGGTCAAAGGGTGGTGGTAACTTGCTCAGCGCGAGGACGGCAATGGCAGTTCAAGAGATAAATAGCATCTGGTTAAAACTATGTCCTTAGCAAACTTAATTCTGACATCTGTCGttctatttatatctttatacaCAAGTAGGCTGGGTGCGGGTTAGATTCTGGActcacaccaaaaacaaaaacccaaaacaaaaacaaaaagacctctCACCCTCCCCCACCCGCCCCAAGAACGCCTGCTTAGCCCTGGCCCCACCCCAGAGGGCTTTGGTGTGGGGCCTCCCCTTGCACAAAGACCTATTAGGCATTAGGTCCACGGGACTGCGTCCTAGTGGTGGCCAGCACAGCTCTCTAGAGCGCCTCTAAGTCTCCTTCAGGCCCAGAGGCCTCTAGACTAGGGTAGGAGGGGTCAGGGCCAGAGTGCCTTGGTGGCAGACTGCCCTGGTGAGGGGACGAGGTCGTGTTGCCCTGAGCAACGTGGCATGTGCTTCGGCCGACCAGGAGGGCAGTGTCGCTCGGCTCCGGCAAACAGAAGGCACTTCTCGGGGCTGGCCTGCGGCCGGCGGGGCGAGCCGGTGGTGCCCGCAGGAACTGGCCGCGAGATATGGCGCGGCTGCTTTGCCCAGGAGGGTCTGGGGCGGGGCAGGGCGGGCGTCTGGCGGGGCTTGGCATGCTGCCTCGCGCTGGGgccttccctcccacctccccggGTGTCACCCAAGCTGGTGTCCATAGCCCGCGTGCTATAGAACGCCTTCCATGAAGCTGGTATCTAGATGCTGAATGAGCACTCGCAGAAAGGACATCTCCTTTCGTGTGTTCTCAAAGATGACGCGTGGGTCATCCGACTGGCAGCGCAGGCAGTTGGGTGCCATCACCATGGCCAAGTTGCTGACGTCCATTTTGGTGATGGCTACGTTGGCTGGCTGCACGAACACCTAAGTGTGGGAAGcggagaaggcagaggaggagagcagAATGGAGGGTGGGCATGGCTATTAAGGGGTTAGCAGGGAAGGCAGGTTGGGTAGGGTGAAAGGTGGGCATTGGCGTGGCACTAGGGGCAGAGCATGCGTACCTGGAGGAAGCGAATGAGGTAGCACAGCACCATACGGTTGATGCGCGGTAGCGCGTGCACCACGGCCACTGCAGCCTCCGGGCTCTCGTAGTGCGCAATGCATTGTTCGTAGAATTCGTGAGGAATCAAGGGCTCCTCCAGCTCCCGATACCACAGCTTCAGCAGCGATGCTGAGGGCAGGAGTGGCTTAGATGGTTATGGTGTGAGGGCCCCTAAGCCAAGCATCCACCAGAGGTCACATCCAGAGATGCTGGGCCTGTGTAGTGTGTGCCAGGGTATAGAGCAGGCTGGAAGGGGCCCCTCTGGCCAAAACTGTTTGGATGGAGCCCAGATCCCAGAGACACTAGCTGCTGGAGGACCTGGGGTCAATCTTGGTGGTTTTAGGTGTATATAGGTGCACAATGATTACAAAATAGAATTTCTCAGAAGGACTGTGCAGTTGCTGAAGGAGCTAGCTGAAAATGCCCTGGGAGCTGGCAGCTGGGCTGCTCTGGAGGGCAGATCCCTGGATACATCAAGAACACTGACATGTCAGTGGGTGGATGTCTCAAAGTGACGGGGAGACATCACTTCACTAAGAGAATGCCTCTGGAGGAAGGTTCCCAGGGTGAAAGAGGGTGGGGAGATGCAGCCACAGAAGGACAGAGGAACAAGGCCATAGGGTGATCCTGAGGTGGATGACTAGACAGGGATCCTGGCCTGAATGGTGATCTACTTTCTGGGATCTGCCCAGCTGTTAAGTCTGTTTGGGGCTCACCAGGGACGTGGGGGTCCTCCAGGCCTGTAGGTACCTTCCACTGGTCCACCTGCAGCTTCAGGGCATTCACCTCATCAATGTCACCAGGGACCCTAAAGCATAGGGCAAGAGTCAGGCTAGAGGAGATGTCTTGCCCCAGTGCTGGAGTCTGGAGTGGCAGAAAGCTTCAAGGTCCCACCACCATGATTAATTCTCACTTGGGTCAGTAGTGTGGGAAGGCCTTCTCCCTTCAAGGGCTCTGCTGGCTTCTCTGTGCAGCTGTCTGCCTCTGCAGGCCACTAAAGCCTACACTTGCAGCCCTCTGCTTCCCTACTCATCCTTTGGGGGCTTGAACATCCCTGGTCCTGACAGGCAAGTCCTTTCAGTGGTTGATATGCATAAGCAAGTGCCACCCCCAAGGCACAGTCTGTCACATCCTTATCCACACAGGATGAAGAACTGGGGGTGCTGAGCTGCCTGCCAGCTTCACGCCATCTTTGAGGCTCTTATCAAAGGTCCTTGCTGGTATCCAGGTCACTCTGGACCCCTATTGGCTGTCTCTGGTTGGCCATGCTGCTATTTTGGGCGGTGACACAGGCAACTTGCCTACTATGGACGGGACATTGTCTCGTCTCTTTGGGTGCATGGCCTCTAGGCTTTATGGTCCCTGATATTAGAGATATATAGTGAACCCACCACTGTGCTCTCTTTCCCCACCCACAATCTGGGATTGGCAAGGCACCTGAAGATGCCCTCTGTCTGGTCACCGTTGAGCGCCAGCACCTCCTCGGAGAGCCGTGTCTGTACCCAGGGCAGCTGCCTGTCAGGGTAGCGCTCTTTCTGCATGCTCATCACCTCCTGCAGTGCACTGCCGAACATGGAGGGGCTGAACACAGCGTTCTTGGCATGTCGTATCTCTTCCACGTTAGGCTTCTTCAGGCCCTGTGAGAAAAGCCCAGCAATCAGGTCCTGCTGTAGTCTAGCCTCTTCCTTTCATCTCTTCTCCCTAACTCTGGGCCTTGGCCCAACAAGAACCAGGGACAACCCAGACCCTAGTCTGAGTCACTAAGGCGGGGTGTCTCCTGTCAGGCCATCTGCAATACCCCAAACCTTGGCTATGTAGGAAGGTGGAGGGTGAGGGTCCCCACCACAGGCATGCATATGGCAGTGCCTGTCTGCTGCTGCATTTCACCATGCCAGGAGTTCTTAGGGGGCAGTGCagccaggttctgttcccaggctCTGGGAGGCTGAGTATGGCCAGGTGGATGGAGCACCTTACTCAGGGAGGCCACTTGATGCCCTGTCTAGTATGTGTACCCATTTGCACTGCTCCTCAGCTGGAGGCCCAGGCATGGGTCAGGGACCCTTGAAGGGAAAGAGACTGTGGGAAGCGCAGGTGCAAGCCTTCGTAGCCAGCCACTACCACAGGCTGGGGCACTGTGCCAGCCAGTGCTCTCCTGAGCCTCACTGCCCCTCCATCAGACCTCTCTGTGGACTGCAGGAGAGCCATGTGCCTAGCCTGCTTCTCCCAGAAGCATCGGTACCTTCTTGGCCCCAGTCAGCGCTGCCTTCTGCAGTTTGTGGTAGCAGTACTTCGCATAGGTGCTGATTGCCACCcctggaagagaaaggggggCAGTCAGCCAGGGTGGACATGTGGCACACAGGGGCTGAGAACAGCAACTGTAGGGTTCTGGGACGTGGCCAGCCTCTTGCCCacccctgagctacacagtggCCCATACTCTTTCACAGGCACAGTCTTTTAGAGCAGAGACCCAGGAGGAGAGGCAAAGGCACTTCTTCCACCTCTAGAAGCAAGGGTAGGGTAGGAGAAACCCCCCTGCTAGCCTTGCTATAGCCACCCAGGAAAAACGTGTTAGGAGCAAAGCTGCTTCCCTGTAAGGAGTCATCGGTAAGAAAGAGCACACCCTGGGTCTAAGGCCTTCAAACCctacttcctttcctccttaGGTGACCCTAGCAAGACCTTTGGGTGTCCCTGGACCCAGGGGAAGAGGCTTCTGGATGTAGCGTTTGGTGCTTTTGGCCAGCACTGGGGCAAAGGCAGTTCTCCAGCAGCCCTGGCTTCCTCAGGGAGGGAGTGAAGTTGGAGGCAGAGTGTCAGGGAGAGAGTGGCCAAGGCTTGGCTCTTAGTGAAAGACAGCTTATAGAAGACGCCAGTGTTCTGTGCCAACACGCTATCTAACAGGAGGGTAAGATAATGGCAGGCCCGAAGCCTGGCTTCCTCTCTAAAGGTAGGGAGCTTTCTGGGTCTCATGCCCTGCAGGAGCTGGTGCCACTGGAGTGCTGGCAGGTGATAGACTAGGCCTGGTATGAATGGATGATGATGTCCTGTGTCGTCCACCTGGTCCCAGCAAATAAGGAGGGAGGCAGAAGACAGAACAAGAGGAGTCGTGGACAGACCAGCCACCAGCTTCGAGCTTCCGCAAGGTCCTGCCTCTGCAACTCCCAGCTTGCTACCTGCTGGGTCAATGAAGCCTGTGATTGGGAGTACCTTTGCCTTTGAAAGAAGACAGTTTCTTAGGGACATCTGAGGTCTTGGAGAGGTCCTTAGATCCCCCAACTTATAAAGGGATATAAACATATACTtattatatatgttatagttAAGTATATACTTATCCCATAAGTATATTTTGGCCCATGAGAACCCTTTATCACAAAAGTTTTAttcacatctgtaaaatggtTCTTTTCTaaccaaaataattataaatttctCAGACATTTAAGTTTTGGACAATCTGCCCCAGGTCAAGTGATTCACAGACCTTGGCAGATCACCTTGGTTTTTGTCCTGCCTGCCCTTTATGATTGCCTTGAGGCTGCCTTGTTTTTAAGGATGGAGAGCGTTGACTGCTTCCCCTGCCCCAACTCCGCTCAGCAGACGAGGTCTGAGAGCAACGGAAGGGAGGGGTCGTAAGCCTACTGACTCCTATCTGCCCACTCAGTGCTGCCCCGAGGGAGAACACAAAGGCCCTCATCTGATAATTGCTCAGGACCAGAATCACCTCTACTCAGAGCACCTCTCAGCTCATAGTGGGTATGAAGAAACCTCTCTGTGCTTGCTTCTCTGTAGGCTAGACTGAGATAACACCTGTCTCACGGAAGCCTGGGGGCCAGTGGTAAGCAGGCAGACCAGGACTGAGGCTGTGCAAATGTGGCTGGAGTCTAGGAAGCTGTCTGTGATTTCTGCTCCATGCTGAGTGTCTAAGGAGGTCAGCCAGGGTCATTGCATCTCATAGAGACCTTACTTGTAAGAGGAGGTTTGCTCTGGCCTCCAGTCTAGCCTTGCTGAACCCTGGCAAGAACCTTTACCAGGCTGCAGGTAAACAGTTTGATGTGTGAAGAATGGCTTACCATAGACTTAGGAGCAGCATTCCAGAGTTTTTACCATTGTAGTGGGATTCTCGGTAGGCTATAAGCCTCAAACACTGCTGGGTGTGCCCAAGATTTGTTGTCTCTGCTGTTGCTGACCCGGCACGGTCCAGGGAAATTATGCTGTGGTTCTCTACCTGACATAGTCTGAGCTCCAGGGCTCTGCCCAGTTCTGCTCCAAGTTCCACAAGAACTTGGCCCCTACCTTGTTGCCCACAGCTCACAAATAGTTGACATCCATGCAGCTCTCAGGCTCCTGGTGGTTAGGCAAGCAGGTCTTATAACTCTTCCCACTACTATCCCCATGAGCAGTCTGAGCATAGGCTGCTAGGGCAGCCTGGAGGCCCCAAGCAAGGACAAATTTCCAGCCCTACAGATGTCATCCTGGCCTAGCCTGCAAGGGTCCTCATGCTCTCTCCGCTGCTTCCTGCTGGCCCATTTGTTCACACCTACAGAAAGCTCTGGCCTTGTCCCTGGGTCCCAGTGGGTGGCATACAATAGGCAAGAGCTTCATGAAGAGAGTAAGGCAAAGGACAGGAGACAAGGGTTTCAGACACTGTGCCCCTTGGCCTGGCGAAACAGCTCTACACAGAGTTGGTGCAGGAAGGCCAGAGCGGCCTTGAGGCCTTGAGAAGAAGTAGCAGAGCTGAACTGAGCTCTAGACAGGGAGGCAAGCCTCCCCTGGAGTTCAGCTGAGCAGACTGGTCCTGAGACAGGGCTCAGGGGGAGAGCAGGAAGGATGCTGATGGAAGACGGCAGAGAAACCGTGAACTTCAGAAGGCTTTGCTGGGGCCACCAGGGGAGAGGCAAGATTCTCTGATCATACTAGGGGGGGGCTCCCCTGTCCCCAAGAGGTACTAGGGTAGAGGACAGGACTAGGGAGGCACTTGCCACAGGACAACCAGCTCCTCCACCTGTGGGCCTCACCCCAGTGACAGGCCCACTCACTCACCTGGGGGTGACTCCAGGCCTTCACAGGTTAGTCCACCAAGAAGCAAGTTGTGGATTGTCCTGGGTACTGCCATAAGTGGTACAGGGCACGCACCATTTCTCTAGGGTCATTTTGGCACCCTAGACCTCTGGTTTTTGCTTGCTTGGGAGGCTCCA
Coding sequences within it:
- the C16H8orf82 gene encoding UPF0598 protein C8orf82 homolog yields the protein MWPPCRSLRNLAVALARSQGARACSGDERVSYTQGQSPEPRTREYFYYVDHQGQLFLDDSKMKNFVTCFKDLQFLVTFFSRLRPNQSGRYEASFPFLSLCGRERNFLRCEDRPVVFTHLLATDSESPRLSYCGGGEALAVPFEPARLLPLAANGRLYHPAPARAGGVGLVRSALAFELSACFEYGSGSPMVPSHVHWQGRRIALTMDLAPLLPTAPPPP